The genome window TTGGAGAGCGAATTATCACTATTTATCATCGATAACGCATCACTTTCGTCATCTGTCGTAGcagtagaagaagatttaaCATGTTCAGGGTTTTCTTGTTGTGATTGTAATCTCTTCTTGAGTTTCGCgagtcttcttcttctcttcagTTCAGATGTCTTTCTGTCTTCTTGCTCCTCTATCTGTTCGTCTGATAGAGAATGACCACTAGCATAACTAGCAAGAGACTCTACGTTGAAATCAGGGAAAAGTCTAGGACCATATTCATTAACGATTCCATTGATCTTTTCTGACAATACCGTACGTTCATCTTTTAAAGATTGCAAACCCTTTGGTGATATAATAGCCAAGTATAGTGGTCTGATAGACTTGAAAATGTCCATTCCATGATCACCACTTATTAGAGCTGAATATGTAACTGTAGCGCAACAAGTGTATGCAATGATAAAGCTTAAAAACTTGTTTTTGGTGAGGCTATCTCTGAAGTACCAGACGAATAGTATGGACCAAAGCGAGTACAAGAGTGGTGCAACACCGATACCGATAAGGATTTTCCAGGTTGCAATAACATCGTTGGCCTTAACCTTGACCGTAGAGGCGGCCAATGCTTCTGCGGCCTTCTTAGCGGATATTCTTTTAGCGGCAATAAACACTGGAGAGAATAGAATGATACCGGGCAGAGCTAGAGTCAAAAGAATGACCAGCTTTACAGATCTCCATATCAAGAGACCCAAACTGCGAGGCATGTTAACGGTTGCTGTTTCAACTTGATGGTCTGGGATATTATAGTCTCTCAAGTGCGAGTTGTATCTCAGAATATCTTCCTTCAGTTTGGATATATCCTCGTTGTCCTTCAAAGTTTGGAATCCATTGACAATTCTTCTGTTCATCTCCACGACCAAAGGTAGCGGCAACTTGGAGACCAAGTGACCTGCGTACAATCTTCTGATGGCTTGGACCACCATCAACGTCTCGTAGTCAGGACAAGTGACTGTGACGGCTTTCAAACCTTCTGTAATGGTATCCAACAGCTCTTTAACGGCTTCTCTGTTTGTAGCTGGGTTTCTGTATTTAGCGACTAACTCTTTTGAGATCTCAATTGGATGGCCGAACTCGACTACCGCTCTTGATCTGAACTTATGTGGGTGGAAGTAGTTCATACCGCAGGGGACAATTTTCACGTTAACGTCTGGGTGCAGGTCCATACATCCAAGGGCCATGATAGCGACACCGGCTTTCAATGGTAGCAAATCCGTTCTATCATGGGAGCCACCCTCAGGGAAGATACCGATGCATTGGTCGTGTGCCAAGTGTTCGAACACATTATGGTACACACGAGACTGGTTGACCTTTGGAGCGTATTTGAAGGCGGTTCCGTTCAACAAAGTAGCCTTGACTTCCGGTTTCTGCATCTTAAATTCTTTACGCAAGATCAATTCAGTATCGCTTACGATGCTATCGATCTCGACGTTTCCTAGGGACTTTGGCAAGCCGATGAGGCCCTTTTGATGGAATTTTGTGAATTCGGTGTTGGTTCCGATGATTCTTTGGTAGTTATCCGGGTCGACCCTGATCTTACCCTTGGCCAGTTTCAAGTTATCCTGTGCCCTAACAACGCCAATTGACATCGCGCAACGCGCAAACGTCCCGACTGCAGGTCTCCTTAGTGATTTTTCCGCAACAATGAACGAAACACGTTTGTTGACCGTTTTCTTCACCTGGCCCATGAGAATGACCGGATCTACGAATTGGTTCGCATGAGGAGcagcaacaaaaataatggGGCCCTGAGTCGGGACCTTGTACCCACCGCGAGTTCTGATTTCCCTAAAGAAGCAGTCGAAAATCTTGGTGAAGAGCCATAAAAACACATCGTACACCATTTTTCTCCACAATGCAGGCTCCTCGTACATAAAGGGCGGGTCATTGGGATCATCTTCCACATGGGGCGTGGAATGACGCACTACCACCGGctctttcttgatcaatGGCGTTTCCATGTCCCAGGATATAAAAGAGATGACTTTATTATACTTGCTGTTATATCAGGGAAATACCGGAGGATATATGCGAGTTTTAGACAGGTCCTACACCTGTGGAATATGAATAAGCTAGTTCCTTGTTGACGTGGTCCCTTGAACTACGTAAGAATCTGCAGATAGATAGATCCATTTACCGATACAATTATACAtgatttatatatatcataatataataatacatATGATATGATAAATGTTCGAAACCAAACCCAAACCAAAACTAAGTAAGCATAATGCGATGTGCAGAAGGAATTACAGCAAATGATGCAGGCCGGGAGAATCGAATGCAGAAGGGAAGCGGGACGGAGTTCCGTTCCGTCCGGGTAACAGGTGCCATCGAAATTCTGGAGAAATTTATGgaaagcaaaagaagagagagggaggaaaaaaattatgGAAAAAGGAATAATCGGCCGGCCGGAAAGGCAGGGATATAACCGAGTGGAGGATGGCAGACGACCCACCGACATTACAAGTCACGTGTACAcgattgttgttttttgaACAGGTAGGGCGAGAGCACAGAAAGGGGGGGATAAATGGTTACCCGGGGCCGTCACAGTTTgtccaacaaaaaaaattcggctttctttttttttaatttttccTGGCCCAATTTCTTCTCCCCCTTGTGGGAGATAGGACGAAGGCCAAGGCCACGGCGCGCACAATGCAAAGCCTGGCACGGTGTGTGCGTGCGctcccaaaaaaaataataataataatataataccaaaaaaaaaaaaaaaaaaaagaagagggaGAGGAATTGCGCTACGAAGGAGTTACGGACATGgcccaaaaaaaaacgacaaaaatgacaaaaatGTCGAAGGgctaaagaaaaaaaagataaaaacCAATTTTGAGGAAACTTTGCCAGTTACAATTACAAATTGGGAGTTTTGGGAGAAAGTAAACGAATTTGGGGTGTGTTTCAATAAAGCAAGTTTTAACAGGTTAAGTAAGATTATACGTTATAATTCTTACTTTGATATATACAAGCAAGCGATTTCATTTACTGGAAAGTATAGCTAGAGGTTAGTCTAGAGGTAAAATCTAGGagccaaaaaagaagaaacgaaagaataagaatcagaatcagaatcagaattcGAATTCAGTAAAAAAAGCACTAGTTTGTGAATATTACCATTCTTCATTTGGCATTAGCATAACAGGATTTCCACTTCCATACCATAATCAACTATTAAAGTGTCTCTTCTGTGATATTAGGTGTTTTATTTCGCcaacttttgtttttagtAGTAGGGAGTAACAATCAACGGACAGGACAGGACAGTTTTCAACATTCGATTGAATCaacatttttttattggaCAGACATAGATTGGCCTAGGCTCTCGTAACACATTCGTGATTTCACAACATAGCATATTTGTCTAGAATATGGGAAACAGCCCGTCTAAGAATCAATATGGCATTCAAGGTACGATCAAACACTCAAGTGGCTCTCAGCAGCAACAAGGCTCGTCATTGAGTGATGAGACCGGTAATGAACCTAATGACCCAGATGATAGTAGGCCCCTACCTACTATCACTACGAATCCAACATTGATTGCATCTGCCAAGAGCAGAGcacagcaacaacaacaacaacaacacatGAACATGAACATGAATTCCCAATTATCTTCGTCTACGCCAAGAACGTTCGACTTGGACATTGATTTATCGCTGGCATGCGAACTAAACTCCACCAAATACCCTTTCTCAACGTCCAATACTTCAAGTAtctcttcaacttctgACTCGTCCTTCTCGATGAAGTCTGGCAGCACTCAGGCGATTGCTCCAGGCGGTGGTTCTTTACCAATGAcctcttcatcatcgttaTCGGACTCTCATTTCGATCACTCTCCCATGTCCTTGCCCCCTATCAAGGAGGAAAATTGCACGGCCCCATCGTCCGTCTCGTCCTCCTTCAGAAAAGGTGTTAAGattcaaaaccaaagatCCGCAAGACCGATCATCTTGAAGCGTGCAGCACACGACCCCAACTGTACGGACCAAGTCAATATCGACGACATGATCGAGAAATTGCTCTACCTTGGTGAGTCTAGAATCTACCACTCAAAGGATTTCCCATTTCGCTCGTGGGAAATCCAACTAGTTTGCACCATGGCTAGAGAAGTCTTCTTGAATCAGCCTTCGCTATTGAAGCTCCAGGCACCTATTAAAGTCGTCGGTGATGTCCACGGCCAATTCACAGATCTTTTACGGATCTTGAGATTGTCCGGTGTACCACCAGATACAAACTATCTTTTCCTTGGAGACTACGTCGATAGAGGCAAGCAATCTCTGGAAACCATCTTACTATTGCTCTGCTACAAGATCAAGTATCCAGacaacttcttcatgtTGCGGGGTAACCACGAGTCTGCTAATGTCACCAAGATGTACGGCTTCTACGATGAGTGTAAGCGTCGATTGTCCACCAAAGCGTGGAAGATGTTTGTCGACGTCTTTAATAGTTTGCCCTTCGCCGCCATCATCCAAGACAAGATTTTCTGCGTACATGGGGGTATCTCTCCTCAGTTGTCAGATTTGAGGCAGGTGGCCAATATCCATAGGCCGACAGACGTTCCAGATGACGGTCTCCTAACAGACTTGTTATGGTCAGATCCAGACTCCTCTGTCAAGGATTGGTCTCTGAATGATCGTGGTGTCTCGTATActttctcaaagaaaaacattGCAGACTTTTGCTCtaaattcaaatttgatttgatcaTTAGAGGCCACATGGTAGTCGAAGACGGTTATGAGTTTTTTGCAAGGAAGAAATTGGTCACAATATTTAGTGCTCCAAACTACTGCGGTGAATTCGAAAACTGGGGTGCTGTCATGAGTGTCACAACGGGCTTAATGTGCAGTTTCGAACTATTGAAACCTCACGGtataagaagaaagagataatatatctggagctggagctggacTATTTTACATCGACggaaaacaagaaaaaaagaagagaagaatcAAAGTAACGAATTTAAATTGTTTTACATTTATCAACGTATTTTGCTACGCTGTATTATGTTGCGTTATATGAATTGATGTCAAACCTACTGTTCGCTATAACaccattttcttcaattttctCATGATGTCATGAATTATTTCACTCTTTTCTGTGTCCATATTAGCAAATTCTATTTTATTACTTTCAGcgttttctttttactctttttttggctCATGTCCGTGTATTTTTCTCACTGACGCACACAATTGCACTCCTTCTTTACTACTCACGGTTTTctattcttattttttttaaatgaCTACCATCACAGTTTCATTTATTTCTCCTTTATCTGTTCATATTACCTTGATATGGTTTAGCCAtttaattgttttgttgcctgttttttttattctcaTTATACTTTACGTatttcacatatatatccatattattattactattatcCTCTCTTTTATAATTATACTTTTACATATTGTGTACCCAGCCTCCAACTTAACACCGtcactttctttcaacaatctagaaggaaaaaagttACTGCAGCAACATAAAAAATTTTCCTCGCACAACTTTTGTTGAACgagaataaaatataacacTCCGATACGGGGAGTCGAACCCCGGTCTCCACGGTGAAAGCGTGATGTGATAGCCGTTACACTATATCGGATTGTAAcatgaaaaggaagaaagctAGGCGTACCATATCAACCAGTCATGGTCAAGCACACACAATATCaaaactcttttttttttttttttcttaccAGACTAGACTAGCCGTATCTTAGTTAAAGAGAATTGTGTAAACAGCACACTCAAGAGATACAGGTAGTTCAATGCCTAATTGGTAGCCTTGAAATTTCataatataattatataatatatgttgCTTACCTAACTCATTCGGTTTTAGTGTCAAAGCTTCCCCAACGTAAAAGGCTTCTCTCTATTTCTCGTAGTGACTGACACAAACCAGATTTTCATATTTCCAGTATACAAAATATAATGAAGACTAAAAGATAATaaagattaaaaaaaacatataaCATAGAATTTGTTGTATATACAAATAATAGTGGCATAGCTTGGCTAGTATTGTAACCAAGAAGGCCAAATACACAGATTGAGTAGTCAAGGTTCTTAATCTTTGGTATAATTAGTGGTTTAGAAGCTTAAAAGATGTCTCTAGCTGAATTTGATGAGATTAAATATGATCACAGTTGTGATAGATTGGACAAGCCATCTCGTTATTTGATACGTAAGGCTAAACGTGACCCAGAATCTGGACTCCAACAGTTGAGAAAGTCCATGAAGTCATGTACTGTATATGTTGGTAACCTATCTTTCTACACTAGTGAGGAACAGATCTATGAATTATTCTCTAAATGTGGTACTATTAAGAAGATTATCATGGGTCTAGATAGATTTAAGTTTACACCATGCGGTTTCTGTTTTATAATATTCGAGAAGATGGAAGATGCGCTAAATTCGATTAAATACCTGAGTGATACCAAGCTAGATGACCGTGAAATCACCATTGATTTGGACCCTGGTTTCGAGGAAGGAAGACAATTCGGTAGAGGTAAGAGTGGTGGCCAAGTCAGCGACGAAATGAGATTCGAGTTTGATGCTTCTAGAGGTGGTTTCTACACTCCTCTTGAAAACAGAATTGGAACTAACGCCAATTTCGGTGCAAGAAGGGTAAAAAACATCCctgaacaacaagaagatgatataGTAGACGAGGATGAAGACGCATACATTCCCGGTCAATGAGCGAGCTCTAAGACATCTTTAGAATTTTTGTACTGTAATAAATGTATTGTGTTGTCATGTATTGAACTGTACTTATTGTATCTTTTgcataatataatataatataatataatataatgtatgtatgtatgtatgtatatatgtggTGAAGAGAAACCTCatcaaaattaaaaacacCACAACCCAAGCAGGAATCCTTAGAAAGATACTTCATATGTTACTAAATTATATACCGAACGTCTAGCGACGAAATACAATCTATAGAAGCTCACGAAactaaaaacaaaaaaaaaaagttaagATTAAAATTATTCCAAAATAAACTTGGAGACAAATTTAGAGGTaaggatgatgatttaTTAGCTGTATAAAGTACCGGTTCGCCCAATAGGCTCTCATaaaacattaaaaaaacacagtAGATAGAAATAagagttggaaaacaaaagtcTAGTGTTTATGAGAATTGGAAAGAGCAGacaaataatataaatCCAAAATGTAAATGAAAGAGGAGAGAAAATATCTTGCAAATATGGACCCtgaagaattaaaaatagTCATTAAAGTGAAGGCCATGTTACTGCAttttttacattttttcttggtattatattgtttttatttttctgaCTCTCAAGATACGACCAGAATCTTTTATAGATTCCGAACCAGTGGTTAGAGAAGATAGGAAATATGGGTCATTAAATAATCATTTAGATTCCAGGATGAATGATATTAACAGAAATGAAGCaaacgaaaacaataacaaaaaccaaaatcaaaaaaaaaaaaatggaaataatACATATTGCATGTGTAATGGTTTACTATCCTTCTAATTTATTTTACCGTTCACGGCTGTCGACGATGACTCGGTGGAGGCATATTACTTGACGACAAACGTTTTAATTCTTCTAGACGATCGATCAACTTTTTCCTTCTCGTCAGTGGGATAGTTCGGAACCTCATTTCCAATTGAGGATCAGATCCGTCATCATTTTGGTCATCATTGTAGTTGGATGGCAGCATATCCGAATTCTTCATAGATTTGTCTGTGTTAACCGATTGATTCAGTTTGTAGTATTCATTGAATATTTTACGACGTCTAACATTAATGAACCAGTTTGACAACTGTACGTGGTTCAAACCTGTCTTTTCGAGCAACTCACGCTTAACCTGTGGAGTTGGGTATGGGTTATGCAGGTTTTTCAAAAGCCAATCGTTCAAGACGTTGATGACCTCTTTTGGAAGGTTAGATCGTTTGGATGAGTTCATTAGAGATTTTGATGACTTAGACTTCTTACGGGAGTGCTTTTTGCCGCCAGCGTTCACACCACTTACCATTGCGTACCCAGTCAAGCCATTGTTGCCTGTGTTTATATTCATGTTCATACCTGCATTAATATTAGAATTGTTACCACCagtgatgttgttgttgctattACCTTCACTGCTATGACTATTGGAATTGCTGTGGATGCTATTCATATGTCCATTACTGATACCGTTACTGttactgctgctgttgttggtgtGAGTGTTCATGACACGAGTAgtattgttgtttgttatAGCTGGAGTGGAAATCGGCGAGAGCGTCGACAGCACGACGTTGGGCGTACTTGCCGGAGCGGTAGCCGGAACAAACGTTCCAGCTGGGGTACCATGTGTGGATATCATTGAGTATACAGAATGCTGGGGGCGAGCCATCGAATGCGAACTCTGCGTAAGCAAAAGCGAATTCGAGCGGCCTACCGACACACCCTGCGTTATTCCTTCCGGTTTATCGCGCGTATGCAACATCTGCGATGCAGTATTCGAAAGTGTCACTAAAGGATCCATTGGTTCCGAATGAGATCTCGCCCTCAAGGGAGGAAGCATCTGCTTCGAAGATGACGACGTGCAATTGGCACCAATATGTCGATTTAGGGCGATATCCGTCATTGTATATTGAATCTCGTGTGGGAGAGCGTGCGAGGGTACCTGTACAACATCGCTGTTATTACCAGAATTACTGTTGCTGTACAACAACGATTTGATAGAGGGAAGGGTCACTGCATTGCCGTTTCCACTTCCACTCCCAGATCCAGATCCAGGCCCTGTTCCattactgctgctgctagtACTCATGCTAATCGCATGTACATTTGTATTCGCAATACCGTGCGACATACTAGCCTCCATTGTGTCCTCACTGTACTATTGATCTAAATAGCCTTGGGAAGCTTGCGTGTTTCCCCATCCTAAATCAACAACCATATATATGCCTACCTATCTAAAGAGCACTGCcaaactttttttcccGGCcaattatatataatccGGATAGATATTCATTATCGTAATATACTTAGTactgaaaaaaacaaaaaaaaaaaaaaaaataatacaacAATAAGAGCATCAAAATAGTAGTAATATGAAAATAGAGTAATTAATGGCCATAATGATGGCCATAATGGGTACTGGGAGCATCTCTCAGTGCTGATACACACCGGCTTGATGATACTGGCTGTATTACCGAATTGCATCACAGAAATACATAAAGCGCATTAAAAAGTTCGCACTGAAAAGTGGGATTAAGGCCTCAAACAAACGTCCGTTGAGTGTTGCAATGTTGCAATGTCCGCTCGCTCGGCTACGAGCagagtgtgtgtgtgtgtgtgtgaatgagagagagagagagagcAGTGTGACTACTTTGTCTGGAAATCGCACGCACGCGCGCGCTCTGCGCGCGTATCAAGCGTCGATGCGTTCGTTGGTTCTTGCGTGCGTGTTTTTGAgtgtgatttttttttttattgtgCGTGCGTTGGATTCAGTGCGCTGAGAAGCTCGcacaaaagaaagacatAGCATTACAAATCAGGTAATAAAACCCCGAGCCCGTTGTGGCACATAATACTAGCGAGCAAAAGGCAATAGGAGAATCAGGGAAGGTCTATTCTTGATTTAGGGAATGAATCAATGGGATGAGGCCTGTGTGGAAAGCTGCAGTTGCAGTGGGCGCTTGCTATGTATGGCACGGTATGTCATGTTATGTATTTGCGCAGTGTGGGCTCTAATTGACACATGTGTGAGAGGGTGTAGGTGTAAGAAGGGCACAAAGGGCCCCGGGAGCACAAGAGGTAAGTGAGGTAGGGGGTGGGCGCTAGGGCCCTTTCGGCGTGGCACTTCATGGCAGCTTGTGGCATGAAGTAGCTGTCACTCAATATGGAAAGCGGTGTTATCTCTTGCGTGAGATAGGGAGCGATTCTGTTGAGATTGCGTTAAAAAATTCATTGGAAAATTGTGTCAGTGGAGGGTGGATTCATGACACATTTTTAGCCTGGCTACCAGACAGTAGTGGGTGAAACTGGAACAAgtcaaaagaaaaagacaaaaaaatggcTGTGGTGCGTTATTTGACAGGTTTCAGAGAAGAggagagggagagggagagggagagggagaggAGTAAAGTAGGGTAGAGGTTATCAGAGCTTAGATAATGGAATCAAGCACAGAAGTTACTGTGATTAGGTCCCTCTGTCTCTCTCGTGCGATTAGCT of Kluyveromyces marxianus DMKU3-1042 DNA, complete genome, chromosome 3 contains these proteins:
- the CUP9 gene encoding Cup9p (cl00084, Homeodomain) encodes the protein MSTSSSSNGTGPGSGSGSGSGNGNAVTLPSIKSLLYSNSNSGNNSDVVQVPSHALPHEIQYTMTDIALNRHIGANCTSSSSKQMLPPLRARSHSEPMDPLVTLSNTASQMLHTRDKPEGITQGVSVGRSNSLLLTQSSHSMARPQHSVYSMISTHGTPAGTFVPATAPASTPNVVLSTLSPISTPAITNNNTTRVMNTHTNNSSSNSNGISNGHMNSIHSNSNSHSSEGNSNNNITGGNNSNINAGMNMNINTGNNGLTGYAMVSGVNAGGKKHSRKKSKSSKSLMNSSKRSNLPKEVINVLNDWLLKNLHNPYPTPQVKRELLEKTGLNHVQLSNWFINVRRRKIFNEYYKLNQSVNTDKSMKNSDMLPSNYNDDQNDDGSDPQLEMRFRTIPLTRRKKLIDRLEELKRLSSSNMPPPSHRRQP
- the PPQ1 gene encoding protein-serine/threonine phosphatase, with protein sequence MGNSPSKNQYGIQGTIKHSSGSQQQQGSSLSDETGNEPNDPDDSRPLPTITTNPTLIASAKSRAQQQQQQQHMNMNMNSQLSSSTPRTFDLDIDLSLACELNSTKYPFSTSNTSSISSTSDSSFSMKSGSTQAIAPGGGSLPMTSSSSLSDSHFDHSPMSLPPIKEENCTAPSSVSSSFRKGVKIQNQRSARPIILKRAAHDPNCTDQVNIDDMIEKLLYLGESRIYHSKDFPFRSWEIQLVCTMAREVFLNQPSLLKLQAPIKVVGDVHGQFTDLLRILRLSGVPPDTNYLFLGDYVDRGKQSLETILLLLCYKIKYPDNFFMLRGNHESANVTKMYGFYDECKRRLSTKAWKMFVDVFNSLPFAAIIQDKIFCVHGGISPQLSDLRQVANIHRPTDVPDDGLLTDLLWSDPDSSVKDWSLNDRGVSYTFSKKNIADFCSKFKFDLIIRGHMVVEDGYEFFARKKLVTIFSAPNYCGEFENWGAVMSVTTGLMCSFELLKPHGIRRKR
- the SCT1 gene encoding bifunctional glycerol-3-phosphate/glycerone-phosphate O-acyltransferase SCT1, with product METPLIKKEPVVVRHSTPHVEDDPNDPPFMYEEPALWRKMVYDVFLWLFTKIFDCFFREIRTRGGYKVPTQGPIIFVAAPHANQFVDPVILMGQVKKTVNKRVSFIVAEKSLRRPAVGTFARCAMSIGVVRAQDNLKLAKGKIRVDPDNYQRIIGTNTEFTKFHQKGLIGLPKSLGNVEIDSIVSDTELILRKEFKMQKPEVKATLLNGTAFKYAPKVNQSRVYHNVFEHLAHDQCIGIFPEGGSHDRTDLLPLKAGVAIMALGCMDLHPDVNVKIVPCGMNYFHPHKFRSRAVVEFGHPIEISKELVAKYRNPATNREAVKELLDTITEGLKAVTVTCPDYETLMVVQAIRRLYAGHLVSKLPLPLVVEMNRRIVNGFQTLKDNEDISKLKEDILRYNSHLRDYNIPDHQVETATVNMPRSLGLLIWRSVKLVILLTLALPGIILFSPVFIAAKRISAKKAAEALAASTVKVKANDVIATWKILIGIGVAPLLYSLWSILFVWYFRDSLTKNKFLSFIIAYTCCATVTYSALISGDHGMDIFKSIRPLYLAIISPKGLQSLKDERTVLSEKINGIVNEYGPRLFPDFNVESLASYASGHSLSDEQIEEQEDRKTSELKRRRRLAKLKKRLQSQQENPEHVKSSSTATTDDESDALSMINSDNSLSNIPIFSNRDRSTSSTSIGSMGSSIEVSLNTSDEKSHSISGIADQVRKNRAD
- the CBC2 gene encoding nuclear cap-binding protein subunit CBC2, producing MSLAEFDEIKYDHSCDRLDKPSRYLIRKAKRDPESGLQQLRKSMKSCTVYVGNLSFYTSEEQIYELFSKCGTIKKIIMGLDRFKFTPCGFCFIIFEKMEDALNSIKYLSDTKLDDREITIDLDPGFEEGRQFGRGKSGGQVSDEMRFEFDASRGGFYTPLENRIGTNANFGARRVKNIPEQQEDDIVDEDEDAYIPGQ